The following proteins come from a genomic window of Coriobacteriia bacterium:
- the rlmB gene encoding 23S rRNA (guanosine(2251)-2'-O)-methyltransferase RlmB: MADCNYIEGRRAVEEALRAGVPIRRALVVAPGQDRETAAKGTGKQGKAGRADDAAAQTQAQGRRGRNQRPPKPTGADAALERIILKLRRQNIRIEFVERKVLDRISLEGESHGAHQGIICEVPHYQYSSLMDIARAGASKDESLVLVLDHITDEGNLGAIIRTAEVMGADGVIIPNARAAQVGVGVYKTSAGAALHLPIARVSNLAGALDVLKEAGFWVAGASEQAKQDIWHAPLRGRLVIVAGSEGEGISRLVREKCDFLVALPQRGHVGSLNVAQATTAVCYEWMRQCGEAAQEAQRKAAAKAARTAYEQGLAAQGGAGATH; this comes from the coding sequence ATGGCTGACTGCAACTACATCGAGGGCCGCCGTGCCGTTGAAGAGGCGCTGCGTGCCGGCGTGCCCATCCGCCGCGCGCTCGTCGTCGCGCCGGGCCAGGACCGCGAGACCGCTGCCAAGGGTACTGGCAAGCAGGGCAAGGCCGGTCGCGCCGACGACGCTGCGGCGCAGACCCAGGCACAGGGTCGCCGCGGACGCAACCAGCGCCCGCCCAAACCGACGGGTGCTGACGCCGCGCTCGAGCGCATCATCCTCAAGCTGCGCCGCCAGAACATCCGCATCGAGTTCGTCGAGCGTAAGGTGCTCGACCGCATCTCACTCGAAGGCGAGTCGCACGGTGCGCACCAAGGCATCATCTGTGAGGTGCCCCATTACCAGTACTCCAGCCTCATGGACATCGCCCGCGCTGGCGCGTCCAAAGATGAGTCGCTCGTGCTCGTGCTCGACCACATCACCGATGAGGGCAACCTGGGCGCCATCATCCGCACGGCCGAGGTCATGGGCGCTGACGGCGTCATCATCCCCAACGCCCGCGCGGCCCAGGTGGGCGTCGGCGTGTACAAGACGTCGGCCGGCGCGGCGCTGCACCTGCCCATCGCCCGCGTCTCCAACCTCGCCGGCGCGCTTGACGTGCTCAAGGAGGCGGGCTTCTGGGTGGCCGGCGCGTCTGAGCAGGCCAAGCAGGACATCTGGCACGCCCCGCTGCGCGGTCGTCTCGTCATCGTCGCAGGTTCGGAGGGCGAGGGCATCTCGCGTCTCGTGCGCGAGAAGTGCGACTTCCTCGTGGCTTTGCCCCAGCGTGGCCACGTCGGCTCGCTCAACGTCGCGCAGGCAACGACCGCTGTGTGCTACGAGTGGATGCGCCAGTGCGGCGAGGCGGCTCAGGAGGCGCAGCGCAAGGCCGCCGCAAAGGCAGCTCGCACCGCTTACGAGCAGGGCCTTGCAGCGCAGGGCGGCGCCGGGGCAACGCACTGA